A genomic window from Fundulus heteroclitus isolate FHET01 unplaced genomic scaffold, MU-UCD_Fhet_4.1 scaffold_579, whole genome shotgun sequence includes:
- the zmp:0000000662 gene encoding RING finger protein 145, translated as MPRLDEVANIALRVPSILLLDLLYKCDVEGLTENLKAKNEDMLFKYKYVIWNMFYIAHLINLVVLILPLRHIVTLYLHVLVALLLYMGHQISKDYVREEAQLGYEGAIYLNSLAFNRFFSAMTSEIILSTLCAFLMKTRKVWLFSTHMLPLLARLCAVPNATLLTVNTLSMGLTVAGIALFLLANLFVPYRLARAAYSELLQLEVIELYRLLALGISLWNQFAVPALFSVFWFVLFAVQLCSDIMAASASATYQGILFFLLTSVSECCATPYSLLGLTFVVSYLALGLLNLCKFYLGGYAAVQNENVMHRGVTEGVTLLLLALQTGLLDMQALQRTFLLSIILFIVLTSTLQSMIEITDPIILALGASRNRSLWKHFRGLSMCLLLLVFPVFMAFKISQFFHMDFWLLILVSSCMLTSLQVTGTMLVYFLFMVELFRSDPIESLDEVIYWVNAISRVLEFLVALCVVAYGTWESLFGEWSWMGASVIIIHSYFNVWLRAQSGWKSFLLRREAAKKINSLPRATAEQLDRHNDVCSICFQEMGSAVITYCGHFFHGSCLRKWLYVQETCPMCHQTVRPAPPGQRPSPGDGPAAPPQGDAGPGPLAQEGRRDPENGAADEAQSIEGGPDLVQQEEEGEEEQEEGSEGKAQQTHPDSDAVQDRSSRSSEDLDVRFVLAASSGGASSSQNHLSRTSNRHSPFEVNGTDSSSWTNLRAASDEQSASEVTGRQSFALHPNHDRTSKSGHSPRSVEGNGSGENQKLVSGGASIVGSQTSLKSCNQNSGSDDSVNGHHGLCTSSDWGSLSQGEPGQILQASSSGSPTTVTDCSPSVP; from the exons ATGCCTCGCCTGGATGAAGTGGCCAACATCGCCCTCAGGGTGCCCAGCATTCTGCTCCTGGACCTGCTCTACAAATGTGACGTCGAGGGTCTGACTGAGAACCTCAAGGCTAAGAACGAGGACATGCTCTTCAAGTACAAATATGTCATCTGGAACATGTTCTATATCG CTCACCTGATAAACCTGGTGGTGTTAATCCTGCCGCTGAGACACATTGTTACGCTCTACCTTCATGTCCTCGTTGCCCTGCTGCTGTACATGGGGCATCAGATTTCAAA ggattaTGTTCGTGAGGAAGCGCAGCTTGGATATGAAGGAGCGATCTATCTCAACTCTTTGGCCTTCAATAGATTTTTCTCTGCCATGACCA GTGAAATCATCCTCAGCACGCTCTGTGCCTTCCTGATGAAAACCAGAAAGGTGTGGCTGTTCTCTACTCACATGCTCCCCCTGCTGGCCCGACTCTGCGCCGTTCCCAACGCCACCCTGCTGACGGTCAACACCCTGTCCATGGGCCTGACCGTGGCCGGGATCGCCCTGTTCCTCCTCGCCAACCTGTTTGTGCCGTATCGCCTCGCAAGGGCTGCCTACTCAGAGCTCCTTCAGCTCGAG GTGATTGAGCTCTACAGACTCCTGGCTTTAGGGATCTCTCTGTGGAACCAGTTTGCCGTCCCGGCGCTCTTCAGCGTCTTCTGGTTCGTCCTGTTCGCCGTCCAGCTGTGCTCGGACATCATGGCAGCCAGCGCCTCCGCCACGTATCAGGGAATCCTGTTCTTCTTGCTCACCAG CGTGTCAGAATGCTGCGCCACGCCGTACTCTCTCCTGGGCCTCACCTTCGTGGTGTCCTACCTGGCTCTCGGACTTCTCAACCTGTGCAAGTTTTACCTGGGAGGGTACGCAGCCGTTCAGAACGAGAACGTCATGCACAG GGGTGTAACAGAGGGGGTCACTCTGCTCCTGCTCGCCCTTCAGACCGGCCTGTTAGACATGCAGGCCCTGCAGCGCACCTTCCTCCTCAGCATCATCCTCTTCATCGTGTTGACGTCAACCTTGCAGTCGATGATTGAAATCACAGACCCAATCATTCTGGCCCTGGGCGCGTCTCGCAACAG GAGTTTGTGGAAACACTTTCGGGGCCTCAGCATGTGTCTGCTTCTGCTGGTCTTCCCTGTGTTTATGGCCTTTAAAATCTCCCAGTTCTTCCACATGGACTTCTGGCTTCTTATACTGGTGTCCAGCTGCATGCTAACCTCCCTTCAG GTCACAGGCACCATGCTCGTCTACTTCCTCTTCATGGTGGAGCTGTTTCGCAGCGACCCGATCGAGAGCCTGGACGAAGTGATCTACTGGGTGAACGCCATCAGCAGGGTGCTTGAGTTCCTGGTGGCGCTCTGCGTGGTGGCCTACGGCACCTGGGAGTCCCTTTTCGGCGAGTGGAGCTGGATGGGCGCGTCCGTCATCATCATCCACTCGTACTTCAACGTCTGGCTGCGAGCCCAGTCCGGCTGGAAGAGCTTCCTGCTCAGACGGGAAGCGGCCAAGAAGATCAACTCTCTGCCCAGAGCCACGGCGGAGCAGCTGGACCGACACAACGACGTCTGCTCCATCTGCTTCCAG GAAATGGGCTCTGCTGTTATCACGTACTGCGGCCATTTCTTCCACGGCAGCTGCCTCCGCAAGTGGCTGTACGTGCAGGAAACGTGCCCCATGTGCCACCAGACGGTCCGGCCGGCACCGCCGGGGCAGCGCCCGTCCCCGGGCGACGGTCCCGCAGCGCCGCCTCAGGGGGACGCAGGGCCCGGTCCGCTCGCACAGGAGGGACGGCGGGACCCGGAGAACGGAGCCGCAGACGAAGCGCAGAGCATCGAGGGGGGTCCTGATCTGgtccagcaggaggaggagggggaggaggagcaggaggaggggaGCGAGGGTAAAGCCCAGCAAACCCATCCCGACAGCGACGCCGTCCAGGATCGTAGTTCCAGATCCAGTGAAGATTTGGATGTTAGGTTTGTCCTAGCAGCCTCTTCTGGGGGGGCCTCTAGCTCCCAGAACCATCTGAGCAGAACTTCTAACCGCCACAGCCCGTTTGAGGTGAATGGCACAGACTCGTCCTCGTGGACAAATCTCAGAGCTGCGAGTGACGAGCAGTCCGCCTCCGAGGTAACAGGACGCCAGAGCTTCGCTTTGCATCCTAATCATGATAGGACATCCAAATCAGGACACAGCCCTCGTTCAGTTGAAGGGAACGGCAGTGGTGAAAATCAAAAGCTTGTCTCAGGTGGTGCGAGTATTGTTGGCAGCCAAACATCACTTAAGTCATGTAATCAAAACTCTGGCTCTGATGACTCTGTGAACGGTCATCATGGTCTCTGCACATCTTCAGACTGGGGCAGTCTCAGCCAGGGGGAACCTGGCCAGATCCTCCAGGCGTCGTCCTCAGGTTCCCCGACGACGGTGACGGACTGCTCTCCATCGGTGCCTTGA